In a genomic window of Thermoproteus tenax Kra 1:
- a CDS encoding Zn finger protein has protein sequence MSVDLEYLMLCPSCGKPMREDSKVMRIEYGSGVRVLERLLICPNCKVKIREVVYLR, from the coding sequence GTGTCAGTGGATTTAGAATACTTGATGTTGTGCCCCTCGTGTGGGAAACCCATGAGGGAAGATAGCAAAGTGATGAGGATAGAGTACGGGAGCGGCGTGAGGGTGCTTGAGAGGTTGCTCATATGCCCTAACTGTAAAGTAAAAATTAGAGAGGTGGTCTATCTCAGATGA
- a CDS encoding helix-turn-helix transcriptional regulator: MLSYLLFALQLAILIWAILTGRKRIFKVLKNAQTQEEESPFDVDGQILQYIRERGGMAYQSDIVRDLGLPKSTVHKAVRRLAERGLVEVRRQGRSNLIFSREAGQRPSA, translated from the coding sequence ATGTTGAGCTATCTATTGTTTGCGCTACAGCTCGCTATATTGATATGGGCTATCCTCACGGGGCGTAAAAGAATATTCAAAGTGTTAAAAAATGCACAGACGCAGGAGGAGGAGTCTCCCTTTGATGTAGATGGACAGATACTCCAATACATAAGAGAGCGAGGCGGTATGGCTTATCAGAGCGATATAGTGAGAGACCTAGGCTTGCCTAAGAGCACTGTCCACAAGGCTGTGAGGAGACTCGCCGAGAGGGGACTCGTCGAAGTCAGAAGACAAGGACGCTCTAACCTCATATTCTCTAGGGAGGCCGGCCAACGACCCTCGGCATAA